The region CGATGTGACGTGGTCGACTAAAGACGTCGAAGCGCAGCAAAAGTTTTGGGGGCAACTGGTGGATGCGACATTGCACTACCTGATGGACGCCATCGTTGCCAACTTCAAGAAACGCCTGAAAAGCGCGACACCCACTCGGGTCGGCACCCTCGAAATCCAGGATGCTGGCGTCGTCTTCGAAACCACCGGTTGGTTCTCGAGCAAAAAAGTGCTCTGCGCCTGGACCAACCTGGCCTCCATAATCACAAACGGTGACCTCGTGCTGCGCGATATCACCAACAGCAAGGCCACCGCGACCTTGAATCTTGATTCGACCGATAACGCCTTCCTCCTTCACCTGCTCGCCGAAAAGAGAGTCAACTAGACTATGGCTCATCCGATAAATGCCGAAGTACCGAAGTTTGTCTTGAACACACTCAACCATCTCTATGAGATAGAACGCAAGCTCGCGCTGCACGGCGACCCGGCCAGCATCCAGCGCAACGTTGAGCGAATCAAGGAGACGTTCGCCGATGCCCAAGTTTTCTACGAAGACCCGATGGGGCAGCCGTTTAACGAGACCCGTGCGGACCTGGAAGCGTCTATTTCGGGCGAGAGCACGGAGAACCTCGTGGTGACCGAGGTCATCAAGCCCATCATTCGCATCGGCGACCGGAATTTTTCACGCGTCGCTCAAAAAGGCATCGTCGTCGTCAAGACCAAGACACAGGGGGACGCGCAATGAGCAACACAATCAACTTTGGCATCGACCTCGGGACGTCAAACTCTCTCATAGCCAAATTTGAGAAAGGGCACGTCGAGGTGTTCAAGAATCCGAGCGGATTCAAAGAAACCCTGCCCTCTGTCGTCGGGTTCCGCAACGACCGCATCCTCATTGGTGAACAAGCCAAGGCGTACCTGCAGCGCGATTCCAAAAGCGTCGTCAGCCGCTTCAAGCGCAAGATGGGTACGGCGGAGAGCTTTCAAATCAAGTCGCTCGACACTTCAAAAACCCCCGTGGAGCTCTCGGCCCACGTCCTCAAGGAGCTGAAGACCTTCGTGCAGACGGGGGAGGAACTGGGCTCGGCTGTCATCACCATCCCAGCCTCTTTCGATACGCTGCAAAGCAACGCGACCAAGGAAGCTGGCGTGCAGGCCGGCTTCAGGCATGTCGTGTTGTTGCAGGAGCCTATCGCAGCGAGCCTCGCTTACGCGAACAAGGAAAGGAATATCGACCTCAAGAACAGCCAATGGCTCGTCTACGACCTCGGGGGCGGCACGTTTGACGCGGCGCTTGTGCGCATCGTCGAAGGCGAGCTGACGGTGTTGGACCACGAGGGTGATAACTACCTGGGTGGGTCGGACTTCGATGCCCTTCTGGTCGAAAAGCTGGTGGTCCCTGAGCTCAATCGTCGGGGCAAGTTCAACAACCTGGTCGCGGAACTGAAAAGCCATAGCGGACGCTACAACCAACTCTGGTATGTCCTGCTCACCAAGGCGGAGGAAGCCAAAGTGGACCTCTCAGCGAAAACGTCCACGGAAATCGACCTCGGCACCATCCACGTCGAAGATGACGAGGGCAATACAGTCGATACTATCATCACCATCACGCGGAGCGACTTCGAAGCCGTTGTCAAGGACATGGTTGAGGGCACCATCGAGATGGTGAGGAGAATCCTCACGCGCAATTCACTGCAACCGAGCGATTTGAAGTTCATCCTAATGGTGGGCGGCTCAACTTACATCCCCTACGTACGCAAACGAGTCCAGGAGGTGCTGGGCATTAACGTGAACACGAGTATCGACCCGACCAACGCCATTGCTGTCGGAGCTGCCTACTTCGCGGGCACTAAGGAAGTAGCCCAGGCGGACGAAGAGCGGAACCGGTCATCGAACTCCCCAGTGAAGGTTCGAGTTGCCTACAACAAGACGTCGCAGGAGCCCGAAGAACCCTTTACCGCCAAGGTCGAAGGCGACATCGCAGGGATGCACTATCGCATCGTGTCCGACGATGGCTCGTTCGATAGCGGCTTGAAGACACTGGGCACGCGTGTGCTCGAAGACTTGCCCCTGCGCGAAGGTGCATACAACCTTTTCACTTTCAAGATATTTGATGCCAAAGGTGTGCCCCTTCCTCTCGACGTGGACACCATCCAGATTGCCCAGGGCCGCTACAGCGTGGCCGGGCAGATGCTCCCAGAAGACATTTGCTTGGTTATCGACGATTTATCGGCGAGGGACACCCGGCTTGTTCCGCTCTTCAACAAGAATGTGGTGCTGCCATCGCAGACCAAGCGGACACAGGAAATCGGCCGCACCATCGTGAAGGGGTCCTCCGAGGAACTGCGCATCATGGTGGTCGAAGGCCCGTCCAACCGCCATTCAGCGACAAACAAGCCGCTGGGCACGCTGCTTATCACAGGCAAGCAAATCACGCGCGACCTCCTGAAGGGCACCGAGGTGGACCTGAGGATTTCCATGTCCGAGTCGCGCGACCTTACCGTGAGCGCCTACCTCAATGGCACAGACCAGGAGTTCTCGCAGGTATTCAATCCCGAGAATCGGGACGTCTCGACAGCTGTGCTGGCCAGCGAGACATTGCAGCTGGAAAGCAAGCTTCAGTCAGAAATCGAGGATGCCAGCAATAACGGACAGCGCGAGGTGGCGGCAAGCCTGGAGAAGGTGCTCACGAGCGTTCAGCATCTCATGGGTGAGGTCGTCGAGCTCACGACCGACGATGTCACGGACAAGAAGTATCAGCTGGAAGACCAGAAGCGACATTTGGCGCGCGAGATGCACGAGCTGACCTCGGGCAAACGCATCGAACTCGCCCGCAAGGATTACCAGGAGGCCAAGACGGAATGTGCGAAGGTGGTCAATGAGTCGGGGAACGACCGCGAGCGCAGTCAATTCAAGGGCATCATCAGCCGCGAACAGACGTTCATCAATTCGAACATTCCAGAAAAAATTCTGGCGGAAGCGTCAAGCCTCAGGACCATACAGTACGGGATTCTTTTCCGTCTGCCTGACTTTCTGAGGGGTATGTTCGACCATCTGAACGAAAAACGTCCGTCGATGAACGACCAGATTCAGGCAACCCAGCTCGCTGAAAACGGCAAGCGCGCTATTGCTCAAGAAGACTGGGACAACCTGCGGCAAATCTGCGGCAGGCTATGGGACCTGGTGCCATCCGAACAGCAGAATGCCGAGGACATGCGTATGTTCACGGGATTGGTCTGATTCAATTGGCAGGACCCTTGCGCAGCCTAGGGTCCTGCTGTTCGTTGCGACTCCCCCGAGGCCAAATTTGCTTCCAAAAAGGCATCTGTTCCAATGCGGCTAACTGCCATTAACTGATGGTGCCGTCACCTTCTCCGGATGTACATCGACGGCCCCACAACCCGGAATTCCAGCGACGATTTTTCGGGCCCTCCCCAACGCCTCTTCGGGGACTAAAATGCGACTCGCAAGTTGCAAGATTGATTTTCCACCGATGCCCGTATGAGCCATCGTCAACTCGGCCACGTTCTTATCATCGTAGCTGTTTCTTGGCGGTTTCCCAAAATATGCCGGGTCTACAGCCAGCATTCGTGCTACCGCGTCCGGACTGAGTTCCCTGACGACTTCTTCGCCATCGCAATCCATCCTGCCAACTATTCTCCATTCGCGCTGGCGATAATATTTCAAGTCACCTGCATGGTTGGGTCGTACATCATCAGCCGGATAGAAGAGATTCACGAGAAAGTCGAGGGTGCCAGCAAGCGACGCCCAAGTACCCGCCCATTTAGCTTCCGGACTTGCCACGTCGCGTTCCGACGTTACCGTGAAGTTCCTTGACTTCAGCGTCTTGAAAACAAACATCTCGGGAGAAACATCCTCCCCTTGGTAGGGCATCGTCACTCGAGACATTTCCCCCGCTGCCATGACATTAACAATCGCTTGTGCCTTCAGGAGGGTTGTGGCTAGCTCGGTGCCGAGCATGCTGCCGTCGGAGGCATTTCGCTCCCCCTTTGGAACGTACGTTACTGGCAGCGCCCCCAGGGCACGAATAGTGTCGTAGCCGAATTCCAAAGTGAAAGACCCGAACGTTTCCGCATGCCCTGGTAGTTCAGACGGAGCAAGCTCCGTGAAGCACGCACGTCGCTGCACACGCTCGACAAAACCTCGGTCACCGTGCTGTACTTGCGTCTGCCACCTGATGACCTCTGGCGTCAAAAGTATTCCGAAGTCGCGAATACCTTCGAGAATGCAGAGCCCTTGGTCCACGGCTGTCCGCCCAGCCTTATCTTGCCTTCGGGGGAAACTGTGGTAGAAAAATCGAGATTCAGTGTTGGACGTTGTTGTCATGAATTTTGTACTGAAATATGTTGATGGACTTCAATCGCATCAAGGCACGCTTCGCTCCGTCGCATCCCGCAGAGGCAGGCCGAATCGCTCCTGGGCTCCCAGCACCCGCACGATATGCGTTGCGAGTATTTTCAGACCGCTACTCCTGATATCAATGCGGGATATCGACTACCGGGCGAAGAACTTTAGTGCGTGCGGCGCTCCAGCCTAAGTTGAAGGAGCGCTATCCCTGCTGCATAAAGGCATGCGCGGTGCCTCCAGAGTCGGGAGTGCCTGACAGTATCGATATACTTCGGGAATAACGACCCAGCCAAAATATCGATGAGCCTAACAGTCCCATTACGCGATGACATAACCGACCTGCCGGTCCTGAATCGACGCATCATGGCAATTGGCCCCCAAGTACGTGACTCTGAAGAAATCCGGTTTGTTAGCGACTTGGCTAAGTACCCGTTTGTTGTCCTGCTGGGAGAGCCAGGCAGCGGCAAGACTTCAACCCTACGAGCAGAGGCACGAAAAGAGGGCGCTGTGGTTGTCACCGCTCGAGAGTTGATTTACCGAAATGACGCGGGAAATGGTGCCTCCGAGGAGAGCGTCGAGACACTTTACGTGGATGCCATTGACGAGTACCGGAGTGAGGGCGACCGCTCGGACAAAGCTTGGGGCTTGACGGCTGCCATGGGCGCCGTTAACTCGCGAAGATGGCGTGTCGCGTGCCGCTCCGAAGATTGGCGTAGCGAAGCCGACATCAAGCCATTCCTTCGACTGACTAACAACGAAAGACCGGTTGTTGTTCAATTGCAAGCGCTTCAGGGTGAGGAGGTGCTAGTAGTCTTGCGATACCTTGGGGAAGAGGCGCCGGAGCAGTTCATTGAGACCGCCTATAGTTTCGGAGCCAACGGTTTGTTGCAAACGCCACTGAGCATCAAGCTCTTACACCGGGCTGTCGAGCAGAACGGGCAGGCGTGGCCCAAGGGCAGATTCGACCTGTTCAGCGCAGCGACGAAAGCGCTGGCAGTAGAAAATAACGACGACTATGAGGGAAGGCTGCGACTGTCCGCAGAGCGTCGGCTCGCTCTCGCAGGACGGATAAGCCTCGTAATGCTCTTGTCGGGCGCCGAGCACGTCTGGCGCTCCAACAAGGGAAAGGATGATGCTGGAATTGACCCTCGGCGTCTTGTGGATGCAGATGAACTGGGAGTCGAAATCAGCGAACTGTCTGATGTTCTCGACAGCTCATTGTTTAAAGGCGAAGGCAGACGATTTGAACCTATGCACCGAACGATAGCCGAGTTTCTTGCGGCGAGGACGTTGGCGCGAACAGTTTTAGGAATCGATTCTGAGGCCGCGTTCCCACTATCTCGAGCGATAGCGTTGATAAGTGGTTTCGACGGCTCTCCTCCAACTGAGCTGCGTGGATTGTATGCATGGTTTGCCGCACATCTCTCGGTCCTTGAAGACAATTCGGGTGCCGACCGATTGATTCAAGCAGATGCGGTATCAGTGCTCGCATACGGAGATGCATCGGTTTTCCCTGTCGAAGCAAGACGTGCCATTCTTTTTAACTTGACCAAGGAAGACCCATACTTTCGCGCATCAGGTGACTGGTTCGGCACGGATGTGGTGGCTTTCGGCGGACTCGCCTGTGAGGAACTGGCAGCCGATTTCTCGAACGTACTTGAACGCGCAGAAGACGAAGGACACCTTCTTGTTACCGTTTTCGAGGTGCTCTCCACGGGCAAACCTGTCGCCTCAGTTCGCCCCCTACTTCTTACTATTGTCCTAGATGTGGACCGCCCCGAATGGCAACGTGTCAGGGCCGTCAAGGCATGGCTTAACTGGCCTGACGACCGGAGCGAGCGGCACGAATTGCTCAGGGTTCTCGCCCAAGAAGCGCCGTCGATAGCGAGAGAGAAAATCCGAGTTGAACTCGCTGTAGCGCTCGCCTCAGGTCCGCTTGACCAGTCAATCGTCAAATCAATACTGTCGAGTTTCGAGGAGTGCCCTGAAGACAACACAGTTGGACACCTGACTGCGTTGCAGCTCCGCATGCGGGAAGAGCCGTCTGTCGAATTCTTTGATGAGCCCGTTTCCTCTTGGCGCAGCAAGGCCGAACTTCGTCCACGGTCGGGCGAGGTAGATGAATTGCTGGACCAAGTACTCGCGGCGACTATTAGACATGGTGCCAATCTCACCGGAGAAAGAATCTGGAGATGGCTATGTAGCGTCGACAAGAATATATGGGCAGCAATGAAGAGAGACAGCAGCGATGCGCTGGCGGGCTGGCTTAAAGGGGGGGAGGGACGGGGAAATGAGCTGTTCGATGCGATTTTGTCTTCGGACCAGCCGTCAAATGGACCTTGGCTAGTCGGAAACATATATACGCATCTTACGGGGAGGCATCCGTCCGCAGCCCAGATTCAGCGCTTGCTGGAGCGGGCTCGCCAAGAGGCAACCTCAACCCTTCGTCATCACTTGCTTTCCATTGTTGTCGAACTCGCCCGTTCCCATGCGATGACGGAGAGAAGTGATTGCTTTTGGGCTGTTCACGACGTACTCGTTGGGAGTTTCGAGTACCGTGACCATCTGACCCGCTTGATTCAAGACGACTGGAGCCTAGAACATCCTCAAAGCTCAGCGTATCGAATCGTCAGGGAACCAGATGACGCAAAGACGGCCGCCTCAAACGTCGAAAAACTGGCGCCGCTGTTGCCAGAAATTGCGGTCGGCAATTTCCCGGAAGTCCTGCGTTGGGGGGCTGACTTGTATTTCGCTCCCAACTTGCAGGACGAACTGCCCATCGGAGTCGACCGCGTCATCTACTATTCAGATGCTCAAACTGCTGCAGCCATTGTCGACGGTTGCCGATTAGTACCAACCGGCCGATTCGCCGGACTAACGGCCGCTGATATCGGCGTGGCTGACGCTCGGAATCAGCTTTACCCCGTCGAGTTCGCAGCAATTGCAGGCGTCGACATGATGCTTGATGCCATGGAATTCTCGACGCTTGAGTCCGTCCGGGTTGAAATTGCGATTTCGATATTGAGGTTGAGCTATCTGGCCCACAATCAAGAGCAACGGCAACGTCTTGAAAAATGGGCTTGCGCGAGGATTGCCCGAACGCCAACGGACAGTCTTCGCTGCCTCACCGAATATTGGCGGGCGGCGCTTGCTGCTGGTGCCGAACACCTCAGTCTGACATCACAGCTTATCGCGGAGACGGGCAGTGTTGCGGACGTAGTCGGTGGCGTCGTTGGAACTTTGCTGACAGAGGAGAAGACCCTGCCGTTGGCTGTGCTTAAGCAACTGGTGCATGCTGCTTCACGGCTTCTCTCAACTCACGATATTCTCGCAATGGCCGAGACCGCCGCCGACGACGAATCGATACCGTTGGAAAATCGCACCGTTTGGAAATACGTGGCCTTCTACCTCGACCCTCAAACGCATCATGAACAGTTCATGCGCGATAGCGAAGGGCAAGGACTTGTGGAGCTATTTGACTCATTTTCCGGCAACGACCTTGCTAGTCACTTAGCACCCATTGGAGCGTCGGGCCGCACCATACGAGAAGGTATAGCCGTTCAATTGTTCGGCAAGTGGGTATCCCCTTCCAGTGAATTTGAAATAAATTCCGCTCAGGGGCGCGCGCGGCAAATTGTCCATAAAGCCTTGCAATGGCTATCTGCAAGCGGCGACCAAGCGTCTGGTGATGTGTTAAGGCGCTTAGAACAGGAGCCGTCTCTTGCACACTGGCGGAGCCTTACACGACACGCTTTAGCAAACTTCAAACGAGCGAGACGTGACGCCTACTTCGCGCATCCTACGCCTGAAAGCATAAAGTCAGCACTTCTAGGCGGTCCGCCAACAAACGGTGCTGACCTCTTTTCAGTCGTCGTCGAAGAGCTTCGCAGGTTGTCTAAAGAACTTCAGTCGGACGACGTTTCCCCCTGGAAACGCTATTGGAATGTTGACTCAGACGGCAATCCGACAGGGCCGCTCATAGAAAACGAATGTCGGGACCGTCTTCTAGAACGTCTCCGAGACAGGCTGAAACCGTACAAAATTGCGCCACCGATGCCTGAGGCAAGGCGAGCCTACGAGACGCGCGCAGACATTATTTCGCTTACAGCCATTGGTCACACTGTTCCAGTCGAGGCTAAACGAAACAACCATCCTGACGTCTGGACTGCTGCCGCTACGCAACTGCAAGGCTACGCGAATGCGGCCGGAGCCGATGGTCATGGAATTTACCTCGTTTTCTGGTTCGGAAACGCGCCCAACAAAACGCCGTCGCGCCCGGACGGCTCAGAAGGACCTCAGACGGCTGAGCATATGGAGGCGATGTTAATAGCTGATTTGCCGACCGACATCGCCAAAAGGACGGAAGTTGTTGTGTTCGACGTATCCAACCCAGAAAAGAGAGCGGCGAAAGCTGCCCAAAAACGACAGCGCAAAGCGCTTTGACTCTGACGGGGTTGCCCGGCCCGACAAGCTGATTGATGCGTCTGGCATCCTCGGCTATTTCGATGCCAACGATTGAGCACAACTGACAGGACTCGCATGTGCTCGGGGCTTGGATGGACAACCACGGGTAATTTACGCGTCTTCGCTTGAGCGGCAAACTGACCGAAGAATGCAGGGCGGTCCGCCAAGTCGGACTGCATTCCTTCGCCTAGAACGAGTATTCCTCCGCTCTACCATTCCTGGGGTTGTTTCGGTGCTGGCCAATCCACCTTTGGACGGTGCGACGTGTTTCAGGGAGCGATAACTTGTCGACGGCATTCCTGAGCGTTGGTCTCCTGGGATTCAACTACTACACCGAGCAACTGCAGGTCCTAACGGAGGACAGTTTACGCGGTGCGCCGAGGCTGGTAATGCCGTGTTACCAATCTCGCACCGCCGTTTCACATGTGTCCGACATCGCTTCTTACACTCCGAGCCGTAGTCACTGACATTGCACTCAATGTACGAGGATTAGCGAAAATGAACAGGAAAATTCTCGGCGCAGCGTTCGGTCTGGCAGCATCGGCACACGCCGACGCCGCCATTGGATTGGGCATCCCCGGTGCCGTGTATGCGCCTGCAGAACCGGTGTACGCACCGCCACCTCCCGTCGTGTATGCTCCCGCACCTGTCGCCGTCGCGTACGGCGGTGGTGACGACTGGCGAGCCCGTGAATGGCGCGAACGTCGCGAGTGGCGTGAGCGTGAATGGCGCCGCCAGGAATGGCGTGAGCACGAGTGGCACGGGTATTGAAACGACACCGGACGGTGCCACATCCGAAACATTCAATCTCTGAGTATCTTCGAATGAACGCTAGCTTGATACGAATCGCCTTGATTGCAACTACGCTGGTCTTCGCAACAGCAGGCACGGCAAACGCCGCAGGTTGCCTCAAGGGCGCGGTGGTAGGCGGGGTTGCTGGGCATTACGCGGGGCACCACGCTGTAGTTGGCGCAGTCGGTGGCTGCATGGTCGGCAGGCACGTTGCGAAGCAACACGCTCAACAGCAAGCTGCCCAACATCAAGCAATACAGGCGCAATAAAACGTCGTCGGCCTGGTGTACCCGGTGGAACCAGCAAATCGTTGGTCCACCGGGCACCTGACAACTACGTTTAGGTCGTCAACTCGGCGCCAGACTCGACTGTGGCCACCGGAGCGGGTACAGCCACGCTCTTGCGCGGCGCTTTTTTCACCGGCACCTTCGTACTCACGGCCTTCTTGGCAACTGCTTTCTTTGCTGTCGGGGCTTTCTTCGCAATAGCCTTCGTGACCTCCGGTTTCGCATCGGCCGCCGTGTTGTCACCATCAATCAAAAAGCTCGTCCGGTCTTTCGCCGAGGCCAACCATGCCGGAGCTGGACCGCGTCCGCTCCAGGTAGCGCCAGACTTCGGGTCGCGATATTTGGCCGCCTGCGGACCCTTCGGCTGTCCTTTTCCAGCGACGACACCGACCGTCTTCGAGGCTTTCTTGCCGACAGCCTTCGCCTTGCTCACAACACCTGCACTCGCCACGACCGCAGCTTCTGCACCACCTGCAATCAAAAATTTGCTTCGGTCTTTGGCGCCAGCCAACCATGCCGGAGCGCGTCCACGACCACTCCACGTCGCGCCTGATTTGGGGTCCTGA is a window of Paraburkholderia phytofirmans OLGA172 DNA encoding:
- a CDS encoding Hsp70 family protein, which gives rise to MSNTINFGIDLGTSNSLIAKFEKGHVEVFKNPSGFKETLPSVVGFRNDRILIGEQAKAYLQRDSKSVVSRFKRKMGTAESFQIKSLDTSKTPVELSAHVLKELKTFVQTGEELGSAVITIPASFDTLQSNATKEAGVQAGFRHVVLLQEPIAASLAYANKERNIDLKNSQWLVYDLGGGTFDAALVRIVEGELTVLDHEGDNYLGGSDFDALLVEKLVVPELNRRGKFNNLVAELKSHSGRYNQLWYVLLTKAEEAKVDLSAKTSTEIDLGTIHVEDDEGNTVDTIITITRSDFEAVVKDMVEGTIEMVRRILTRNSLQPSDLKFILMVGGSTYIPYVRKRVQEVLGINVNTSIDPTNAIAVGAAYFAGTKEVAQADEERNRSSNSPVKVRVAYNKTSQEPEEPFTAKVEGDIAGMHYRIVSDDGSFDSGLKTLGTRVLEDLPLREGAYNLFTFKIFDAKGVPLPLDVDTIQIAQGRYSVAGQMLPEDICLVIDDLSARDTRLVPLFNKNVVLPSQTKRTQEIGRTIVKGSSEELRIMVVEGPSNRHSATNKPLGTLLITGKQITRDLLKGTEVDLRISMSESRDLTVSAYLNGTDQEFSQVFNPENRDVSTAVLASETLQLESKLQSEIEDASNNGQREVAASLEKVLTSVQHLMGEVVELTTDDVTDKKYQLEDQKRHLAREMHELTSGKRIELARKDYQEAKTECAKVVNESGNDRERSQFKGIISREQTFINSNIPEKILAEASSLRTIQYGILFRLPDFLRGMFDHLNEKRPSMNDQIQATQLAENGKRAIAQEDWDNLRQICGRLWDLVPSEQQNAEDMRMFTGLV
- a CDS encoding NACHT domain-containing protein, producing the protein MAIGPQVRDSEEIRFVSDLAKYPFVVLLGEPGSGKTSTLRAEARKEGAVVVTARELIYRNDAGNGASEESVETLYVDAIDEYRSEGDRSDKAWGLTAAMGAVNSRRWRVACRSEDWRSEADIKPFLRLTNNERPVVVQLQALQGEEVLVVLRYLGEEAPEQFIETAYSFGANGLLQTPLSIKLLHRAVEQNGQAWPKGRFDLFSAATKALAVENNDDYEGRLRLSAERRLALAGRISLVMLLSGAEHVWRSNKGKDDAGIDPRRLVDADELGVEISELSDVLDSSLFKGEGRRFEPMHRTIAEFLAARTLARTVLGIDSEAAFPLSRAIALISGFDGSPPTELRGLYAWFAAHLSVLEDNSGADRLIQADAVSVLAYGDASVFPVEARRAILFNLTKEDPYFRASGDWFGTDVVAFGGLACEELAADFSNVLERAEDEGHLLVTVFEVLSTGKPVASVRPLLLTIVLDVDRPEWQRVRAVKAWLNWPDDRSERHELLRVLAQEAPSIAREKIRVELAVALASGPLDQSIVKSILSSFEECPEDNTVGHLTALQLRMREEPSVEFFDEPVSSWRSKAELRPRSGEVDELLDQVLAATIRHGANLTGERIWRWLCSVDKNIWAAMKRDSSDALAGWLKGGEGRGNELFDAILSSDQPSNGPWLVGNIYTHLTGRHPSAAQIQRLLERARQEATSTLRHHLLSIVVELARSHAMTERSDCFWAVHDVLVGSFEYRDHLTRLIQDDWSLEHPQSSAYRIVREPDDAKTAASNVEKLAPLLPEIAVGNFPEVLRWGADLYFAPNLQDELPIGVDRVIYYSDAQTAAAIVDGCRLVPTGRFAGLTAADIGVADARNQLYPVEFAAIAGVDMMLDAMEFSTLESVRVEIAISILRLSYLAHNQEQRQRLEKWACARIARTPTDSLRCLTEYWRAALAAGAEHLSLTSQLIAETGSVADVVGGVVGTLLTEEKTLPLAVLKQLVHAASRLLSTHDILAMAETAADDESIPLENRTVWKYVAFYLDPQTHHEQFMRDSEGQGLVELFDSFSGNDLASHLAPIGASGRTIREGIAVQLFGKWVSPSSEFEINSAQGRARQIVHKALQWLSASGDQASGDVLRRLEQEPSLAHWRSLTRHALANFKRARRDAYFAHPTPESIKSALLGGPPTNGADLFSVVVEELRRLSKELQSDDVSPWKRYWNVDSDGNPTGPLIENECRDRLLERLRDRLKPYKIAPPMPEARRAYETRADIISLTAIGHTVPVEAKRNNHPDVWTAAATQLQGYANAAGADGHGIYLVFWFGNAPNKTPSRPDGSEGPQTAEHMEAMLIADLPTDIAKRTEVVVFDVSNPEKRAAKAAQKRQRKAL
- a CDS encoding H-NS family nucleoid-associated regulatory protein, whose translation is MTTLEKVQAQIAKLQAQAEALVVKQSSGVIEKIRELMAKHGITTADIDAHAGGKQRAKHAAAKTAAKPATSVAKYRDPKSGATWSGHGRAPQWIAAAKNRDKYLVDAGAAAVKPPPAKEAKSAGAYVRGPQPAMYQDPKSGATWSGRGRAPAWLAGAKDRSKFLIAGGAEAAVVASAGVVSKAKAVGKKASKTVGVVAGKGQPKGPQAAKYRDPKSGATWSGRGPAPAWLASAKDRTSFLIDGDNTAADAKPEVTKAIAKKAPTAKKAVAKKAVSTKVPVKKAPRKSVAVPAPVATVESGAELTT